The sequence CACGGGCGCCGCGCCGAATCAGCAGGCGATCCCCGCGACCGAATATCTGATGAGCGCGGAAGGCGGCGGCGCCAAGCGCTACTTCCTGTTGGGCACCGACTATGTGTACCCCCGCACCACCAACAAGATTCTGCGCGCGTTCCTCAAATCGAAAGGCGTTCAGGACGCCGATATCCAGGAGGTCTACACGCCGTTCGGCCATAGCGACTATCAGACCATCGTCGCGAACATCAAGACCTTCTCGCAAGGCGGCAAGACCGCGGTGATCTCGACGGTGAACGGCGATTCGAACGTGCCGTTCTACAAGGAACTCGGCAACCAGGGGCTGAAGGCGACGGATGTGCCGGTGGTCGCGTTCTCGGTCGGCGAAGAAGAACTGCGCGGCATCGATACGAAGCCGCTGGTCGGCAACCTCGCGGCGTGGAACTACTTCATGTCGCTGCGCAATCCGGAGAACACCAAGTTCAAGGCGATGTTCGCCAAGTGGGTGAAGGACAACAACCTGCCGGGCGGCGACAAGCGCGTGACGAACGACCCGATGGAAGCCACCTTCGTGGGCATTCACATGTGGAAGCAGGCGGTCGAGAAAGCCAGGAGCGCCGATGTCGACAAGGTGCGCGTGGCGATGATCGGCCAGACCTTCAACGCACCGTCGGGCTTCGTGCTGACGATGGACGGCAATCACCATCTGCACAAGCCGGTGATGATCGGCGAAGTGCGCGCGGACGGTCAGTTCAACGTGGTGTGGCGCACCAAGACCGCGATTCGCGCGCAGCCGTGGAGTCCGTTTATCGCGGGCAATTCGAGCAAGCCGGATATGGTCAGCTCGATTCCAGACTTCCTCCGCCGCCGTCGCGTCGCCTGAGTTTTCTGAGCATGGAGTGATGGTGAACACGCCGTCACTCCTCCGAGACAGGCCCACCTCGCAGTCCGTTTGAACCCTGCCTATGATCTCCCGCTTTTATTGCAGAACGTTATTGGTGTCGCTTGCGTTCGCGCTGCTGAGTCCCGCCGCGTTCGCGCTGACGCAGGCCGACGTCGCGCCGCTCGCCGGCGACGACTTCGATGCCAAATCCGCGGCCGTCGACAAGCTGATCGCCAACCACGACAAAGAATCGATGGCGGTGCTCAAAGCGCTCTCCGACGACAGCGCGCTCGCCACCGACGCAGGCGCCGTGCTGCTGCAGGACGGCGACACCACGCGCGACGCGGTCACCGGCAAAACCGTCACCGCTGGGAGCGACGCGCAGTCGGTCACGCTGAACAATCTGCTGCGCTCGAAAGTAGCCGGCGCGCTGTCCGGCCTGCAACTCGATTCACCGGACAAAACAACCCGCGACGCCGCCGTCACGGCGCTGCTGCAAAACCCCGATCCATCGATCAAGCCGCTCGTCGACGCGGCCCGCGCGAAGGAAACCGATCCGACGCTGAAGAAGCGCCTCGACACGCTGTGGGCGATGACCGCGTTGCACGACACCGACCCGGCCAAGCGTCTCGACGCTGTGCAACTGGTCGCCGCGCGGCATGACCTCGACATGAACGAACTGCTGCGCCCGCTCGTCGCGAAGAAGCCGGACGGCACCTTCGCCGAGCCCGACGATCGCGTGCGCGCCGCCGCGCAAAGCGGCATCGACGAACTCGACGCGATCCAGCGCCGCAGCCAGATCGCCGGCACGCTGTTCGCGGGCCTGTCGCTCGGCAGCGTGCTGCTGCTCGCCGCGCTGGGGCTCGCCATCACGTATGGGCTGATCGGCGTCATCAACATGGCGCACGGCGAATTCCTGATGATCGGCGCGTATGCCACCTACGTCGTGCAGAACCTCTTTCAACGCTTCGCGCCCGGCGCGTTCGACTGGTATCCGCTGCTCGCGGTGCCGGCCTCGTTTGCGGCGGCGGGGCTGGTCGGCATCGTGCTCGAACGGCTGGTGCTGAAGCATCTTTACGGCCGTCCGCTGGAAACGCTGCTGACGACCTTCGGCGTCAGCCTGATCCTGATTCAGGCGACTCGCATGCTGTTCGGCGCGCAGAACGTGCAGGTGATCAACCCGTCGTGGATGAGCGGCGGCGTCACCGTATTGCCGAATCTGATCCTGCCGTATAACCGGCTCGCAATTCTGGCGTTCTCGATGATCGTGGTCGGGATTGCGTGGGCGGTGTTGACCAAGACACGCCTCGGCCTCTTCGTGCGCGCCGTCACGCAGAACCGGCGGATGGCCGCTTGCGTCGGTGTGAAAACCGCGCGGGTCGATTCGTATGCGTTCGCGTTCGGCGCGGGCATCGCCGGTCTCGGCGGTTGCGCGCTGTCGCAGATCGGCAATGTCGGACCGGACCTCGGCCAGAGCTACATCATCGATTCGTTCATGGCCGTGGTGCTCGGCGGCGTAGGTCAACTGGCCGGCACGGTGATCGGCGGCTTCGGGCTCGGTCTCGTCAGCAAGGCCATCGAACCGTTCTGGGGCGCGGTGCTCGCGAAGATCGCGGTGCTCGTGCTGATCGTGCTGTTCATCCAGAAGCGTCCGCAGGGCATGTTCGCCCTCAAGGGCCGTAGCGCGGAGGCATGATGACGACTGCTACTTCATCCGC is a genomic window of Paraburkholderia bryophila containing:
- the urtA gene encoding urea ABC transporter substrate-binding protein, translating into MKRRSLLKFGSMSGALALAGQVPFAQAQSDSGPIKVGILHSLSGTMAISETSLKDTALMTISEINKSGGVMGRQIQPVVVDPASNWPLFAEKARQLITQEKCAAVFGCWTSVSRKSVLPVFEELNGLLYYPVQYEGEEMSRNVFYTGAAPNQQAIPATEYLMSAEGGGAKRYFLLGTDYVYPRTTNKILRAFLKSKGVQDADIQEVYTPFGHSDYQTIVANIKTFSQGGKTAVISTVNGDSNVPFYKELGNQGLKATDVPVVAFSVGEEELRGIDTKPLVGNLAAWNYFMSLRNPENTKFKAMFAKWVKDNNLPGGDKRVTNDPMEATFVGIHMWKQAVEKARSADVDKVRVAMIGQTFNAPSGFVLTMDGNHHLHKPVMIGEVRADGQFNVVWRTKTAIRAQPWSPFIAGNSSKPDMVSSIPDFLRRRRVA
- the urtB gene encoding urea ABC transporter permease subunit UrtB, with translation MISRFYCRTLLVSLAFALLSPAAFALTQADVAPLAGDDFDAKSAAVDKLIANHDKESMAVLKALSDDSALATDAGAVLLQDGDTTRDAVTGKTVTAGSDAQSVTLNNLLRSKVAGALSGLQLDSPDKTTRDAAVTALLQNPDPSIKPLVDAARAKETDPTLKKRLDTLWAMTALHDTDPAKRLDAVQLVAARHDLDMNELLRPLVAKKPDGTFAEPDDRVRAAAQSGIDELDAIQRRSQIAGTLFAGLSLGSVLLLAALGLAITYGLIGVINMAHGEFLMIGAYATYVVQNLFQRFAPGAFDWYPLLAVPASFAAAGLVGIVLERLVLKHLYGRPLETLLTTFGVSLILIQATRMLFGAQNVQVINPSWMSGGVTVLPNLILPYNRLAILAFSMIVVGIAWAVLTKTRLGLFVRAVTQNRRMAACVGVKTARVDSYAFAFGAGIAGLGGCALSQIGNVGPDLGQSYIIDSFMAVVLGGVGQLAGTVIGGFGLGLVSKAIEPFWGAVLAKIAVLVLIVLFIQKRPQGMFALKGRSAEA